The proteins below come from a single Necator americanus strain Aroian chromosome V, whole genome shotgun sequence genomic window:
- a CDS encoding hypothetical protein (NECATOR_CHRV.G20281.T2): MNRFYRFISGAAARAALHFYDSSAFLFPCTFASGKVIILASGKTRLLESSKLPKREKDYDDVLYLQRTYACMDLIGRRSDYAREDQVRRHQTDRDDTTPPTERGISNWRRIFSGICESSEVGVFDKTSMLMNIGSFEQPTI, from the exons ATGAATCGTTTCTACCGTTTCATATCTGGTGCCGCTGCCCGTGCTGCGCTTCACTTCTATGACTCCTCTGcatttctatttccttgcacgtttgcctcag GAAAGGTAATTATACTAGCGTCAGGAAAGACGAGACTACTGGAGTCGTCTAAGCTACCAAAACGGGAAAAGGACTACGATGACGTTCTGTACCTACAACGTACGTACGCTTGCATGGACCTGATCGGCCGAAGATCTGATTATGCAAGAGAGGATCAAGTGCGACGTCATCAGACAGACCGAGATGACACGACGCCACCCACTGAACGCGGTATATCAAATTGGAGAAGAATATTCTCAGGAATATGCGAGAGTAGTGAAGTTGGTGTCTTCGACAAAACAAGTATGCTAATGAACATTGGCTCTTTCGAACAACCTACGATCTGA